CATGAGGCCCGCCTGACCCTCCGCTCCGGCGACGAAGAAAGCGACGGCGAGCGCATCCCCTTCGGGATCCGCGAGGCGCGTTTCGACTCGGACACGGGCTTCTGGCTCAACGGGAAAAACCTCAAAATAAAAGGCGTCTGCCTCCACCACGACGGGGGGGCGTTCGGCGCCGCCGTCCCGCTCTCGGTCTGGGAAGAGCGCCTCGGCCGGCTGCGCAAGCTCGGGGTCAACGCCCTCCGCACCGCCCACAACCCGCCCGCGCCCGACTTTCTCGACCTGTGCGACCGGATGGGGTTCCTGGTCATGGTGGAAATGTTCGACTGCTGGACCATCGGAAAAAATACCCACGATTACCACCGCGACTTCGAGCGCTGGGCCCACATCGACGCGCGCGACACGGTCGTGCGCGACCGCAACCACCCTTCCGTCATCCTCTGGAGCGCGGGAAACGAGATCCGGGACACGGTCAAAGCGGAGCTCGGGAAGAAGGTCCTGGCGGGGCTGGTAGACCTCTTTCACCGTCTCGACCCGACCCGGCCGGTGACCCAGGGGCTCTTCCGCCCGAACGTGAGCGGCGATTACACCAACGGCCTGGCCGACCTGCTCGACGTCATCGGCACCAACTACCGCGACCTCGAGCTGCTCGAGGCGTGGAAGGCCAAACCGGGGCGGAAGATCGTCGGGACCGAGCAGCGGCACGAACTGGCCACCTGGCTGGCCGCGCGCGACCACCCGCAGCACGCGGGGCAGTTCCTCTGGAGCGGGATCGACTACCTGGGCGAATCGCTCGGCTGGCCGATGATCGGCGCCGGCTTCGGCCTGCTCGACCGCGCCGGCGCGATCAAGCCGATGGCGTATGAAAGAATGGCCTGGTGGAGCGACCAGCCGGTGGTCCACGTGGTGCGCCGCACCCTCCCCCCCAAGGCCGTCCCCGACGACCCCGGCTTCGTCCCCCTCACCCACAGGCAGTCGCAGTTTGCGGACTGGACCCCTGCCGACCTGAACCCGCACGAGGAAACGGTGGAAGCCTATTCCAACTGCGACGAAGTGGAACTCTACCTCAACGGGAAATCACTCGGAAAGAAAGGGCGCCCGGCCGACGACGCCCCGCGGGTGTGGAAAGTCCCCTTCGAGCCGGGCACCCTCGCCGCCATAGGCCGAAGCGGCGGCCGCGACGCCGCCCGGCACGAGCTGCGGACGGCGGGCCGGCCGGAAAAAATCGTCCTCACGGTCGACCGCACCCCCCTCGCCCCCGGCTGGGACCAGGTCGCCCGCGTCACCGCCACCGTCACCGACCGCGCCGGCGTCCCCGTCCCCGACGCCTCCCACCCGGTCACCTTCACTCTCACCGGCCCCGGCGCCATCGCCGCCGTCGACAACGGCGACAACCGAAGCGCCGAATCGTATCGCGGCTCTGTCCGCCGCGCCTACGGAGGGAAGTGCTACGCCTGGGTCCGCGCCCTCTCCGCCCCCGGCACGATCACCGTGAAAGCCTCCGCCCCCGGCCTCGAAGGAGGCACCCTCACCATCGAGGCGGCCGCGGGCAGGCCCTGAGATGATTGGGCAAAGACGGTTTTGCTTGAATACATGGTATTTTTGCGACGGAGTGCAAAGCAGCGATCGGCTCGAATGGAAACGGGCGCACATTGCCAGGAGACACTGAATCGTGCAACCATTGTTTAGGGTTTGGTTTTCAATCATTGCATTGTCGACCGTCTGCCACGCGGAAATCCATCCGAGTCCGCATTTGGTTTTGGCAGCAAATTATCCCAAGCTGGCGCTATTTGCAGGAATAGAGGGGACGGTTAAGGCAAAATGCAGGGTTCGTGATGATGGATCGGTTATCGATGTTACTATCGTTAACGGGCCGTCGCTTTTAGTAGAAGAGGTTGAATCGAATTTAGGCCGGTGGGTGTTCGACCCTCCTGGCAAAGGGGATGCAGCAGAAATTACCGTCACCTACCGCTTTGCATTCAGGGGATATTGTGATCATCACATCGGTTGCAGGCAAGAGTCCTGGTTTGAATATCCCGATAAAGTAATCATAGTAGCCGAAAGACCGCATGCTGACACTTTAGATTCACAATGACCTTATTCCATGACCGTCAAACTTTTCACCCGAGAGAATCACCGCAGCCGACGAGCGGCATAACGAACATTGGGGGGGGACAGTCACCACTGTCCCCTTCAACAACTCAGCGGGGTTATGCGTGGCATTCGGAGGGTTTTTGAAAGACAAACGGTATCGGTACCGGGAAGGAAAAGGTCCCCTCAGGCAGCGAATCCTCCTGCATCTCATTGGGCATGGGGACAAATCCCAGCTCCCTGAGCGCCTGATCGAGCGTTCCTCTTTCCAGGCAGCTGGTCAGGAATAACTGGGAAGCCTCAATCACGTTCTTCCGGGCCACCTCGAAAGTCTCTCCCTGGGTCGACAAATCCAGCGGGGGACAGTGGTGACTGTCCCCCTCAAGGCCCTGCCGATGGCGTACCTCGCCCAAAGGATACGCAATCTGCTGCGCGTCCCACCGGAACCGCGGCCAATCGTCAAGCTCGTGGCCGTACAATCTCCGCACCTCCTGCGGAGATTATTCGACCATTCGCCGCATTATTTGCGGTTAATAGGCGCGTAATCTCCGCAAGCGCATCAACGACCCTGGCCCCCTAGGCCCCGGTCTCGAATCAAGCTTCCTGTTGACACCCGCAACGTACCTGGTTACAATGAAAGTGCGTGATCCAAAATTTCAGGCACAAGGGGCTCAAACGATTGTTCGAATCCGGTAACACCAGTGGTGTGGATCCACAACATGCGGCTCGGATGAGAAAAATCCTCGCCCTGCTCGAAACGGCTGAAACCCTGCAAGATATGGATTTGCCGGGACTGGATCTGCACCCCCTCAGAGGGGATCGTAAGGGAACCTGGGCGGTCAAAATCAGCGGAAACTGGAGAATGACCTTCAGGATGAAAAACGGGGATGCCTTTGATCTCGATTATGAAGACTATCATTAGGGAAAAAATGGCCATGCATAACCCACCCCATCCAGGCGAAATCATAAGGGAATTTTGTGTAGAACCGCTCCATATCACCGTTACGGAAGCGGCAAGAGCGCTTGGTGTAACCAGAAAGACCTTTTCGGCGCTATTGAACGGCAGAGCCGGGATCAGTCCTGAAATGGCCTTGAGGTTGTCAAAAGTGTTCGGCCGGTCACCCGAAGGCTGGCTCAAGCTTCAACTCCAGTATGATCTCTGGCAAACAGCACAATCGGTGGATCTCGGCCATTTGAAACCTATTGAGCCCGCTTAGCCGGAGGGGGACAGTCACCACTGTCCCCCTCAAGGCCTGATGCTCTGGACCGGCGGGCTGACGCTCCTTATCGTGAGCGCCATCCTGCGCGCCACCCGCCTCATCCTGAAGGCAATCGATACGCTGGCCAACCAGAAACCCTGGTTTTGCCCGGCGCTCCCGAACTGCTCCGCCAGTTCCCTGTCGAGGCGCCCAAGGTCGGGCCGGCTCCGCATGGAAACCACTGAAAATACAGTAATTACTGCAGACTCCGGATATGGACATGCGAAAAAAGGTTTAAATCAGCCAGGGGCAAACCTTTAAATCAGCCGCCTGCCTGGTCCTGCTGCGAGCCCGGCTCCCTACCGTCCCACCTTCCCGAACTGCGCCGCCAGTTCCCGGTCGAGGCGGGCGAGATCGGGCCGGCGCCCGGCCACCTCCATCGCCTCGCGCCACTCCTGGTTGAGATCGCCGAGCCGGAGGGGTGACCCCACCCGGACGAAGATCGGGATCTGGTGCACTTCGGCCGGAATTTCGGCCGTTCGCCCCCCCTCGTAGACCCGGTCGGGGCGCCAGGCGTCGCGCCAGCGGGAGCCGGAGGGGAAATAGACCGTCTGCGCCCGCTTCCCCTTCTCCCAGACCGGGGACACCAACAGGTCCGGCCCGTAAAGATACGTATCCCAGTATTTCCAGGCTTCGGGCGACCCATCCGCTAAAAAGAGCGGCCGGACGATGGGTACCCCGGTCCGGCTGGCTTCCCGCGCCAGTGAATAGGTATAGTCGGCCAACCGGGTGTGGAGCCGGGCGTAGAGCCTCCAGGCCGCGATCAGCACCGCGTCGTAACGCGGCTCGCGCGGGAGGTTCCAGAACGCCAGGTTGCGCGTCGGCCCCACCTCCATGATCGGGGTGAAGCAGGAGAAAGCGAGCCAGCGGGCGCACACCTCCTGCTCCATCAGCTGCTGGTTGTAGCCGCAGGTGTCCGACCCCCAGTTCGGGTACCCCATCACCGCCGCGCGCTGGAGCGCGATGATCGACGCCCGCAGCCCCTCCTGGGTCCCGCCGATGTCCCCGCCCCAGAACACCCCGTAGCGTGAGCTGCCGGTGTAGGCCCCGCGCGGCATCAGGAGAAAATCGTCCCCGCGGTGCTTGCGGGCGACCTCGTAGGCCGCCTGGACGTACATGGCCGGGTAGGCGTTCCGCTGCTCCCGGAGCGACCGGCCGTCACTGACGGGGGG
The window above is part of the Acidobacteriota bacterium genome. Proteins encoded here:
- a CDS encoding glycoside hydrolase family 2 protein; this translates as MKPILLLLLISLAPPCSAAREIIPLDSGWLFLGRDAPGAEAPDYADHDWRPLTVPHDWSIEGAHDPKHPTGPGGGFLPAGIGWYRRPFTLPAAWAGRRVSVEFDGVMAHSDVWVNGVHLGQRPNGYVSFGYDLTGHVRFGAPNLLAVRADNSGQPASRWYTGAGIYRRARLVVTGPVHFEKWSPFLSTRLAGNRAAVNIEGTVLNRSARAASVSVEITLVAPDGTVVGTAGTRPLNVAPGAGADFREEVTVTDPVLWDLDRPLLHEARLTLRSGDEESDGERIPFGIREARFDSDTGFWLNGKNLKIKGVCLHHDGGAFGAAVPLSVWEERLGRLRKLGVNALRTAHNPPAPDFLDLCDRMGFLVMVEMFDCWTIGKNTHDYHRDFERWAHIDARDTVVRDRNHPSVILWSAGNEIRDTVKAELGKKVLAGLVDLFHRLDPTRPVTQGLFRPNVSGDYTNGLADLLDVIGTNYRDLELLEAWKAKPGRKIVGTEQRHELATWLAARDHPQHAGQFLWSGIDYLGESLGWPMIGAGFGLLDRAGAIKPMAYERMAWWSDQPVVHVVRRTLPPKAVPDDPGFVPLTHRQSQFADWTPADLNPHEETVEAYSNCDEVELYLNGKSLGKKGRPADDAPRVWKVPFEPGTLAAIGRSGGRDAARHELRTAGRPEKIVLTVDRTPLAPGWDQVARVTATVTDRAGVPVPDASHPVTFTLTGPGAIAAVDNGDNRSAESYRGSVRRAYGGKCYAWVRALSAPGTITVKASAPGLEGGTLTIEAAAGRP
- a CDS encoding energy transducer TonB produces the protein MQPLFRVWFSIIALSTVCHAEIHPSPHLVLAANYPKLALFAGIEGTVKAKCRVRDDGSVIDVTIVNGPSLLVEEVESNLGRWVFDPPGKGDAAEITVTYRFAFRGYCDHHIGCRQESWFEYPDKVIIVAERPHADTLDSQ
- a CDS encoding DUF4172 domain-containing protein, encoding MYGHELDDWPRFRWDAQQIAYPLGEVRHRQGLEGDSHHCPPLDLSTQGETFEVARKNVIEASQLFLTSCLERGTLDQALRELGFVPMPNEMQEDSLPEGTFSFPVPIPFVFQKPSECHA
- a CDS encoding HigA family addiction module antidote protein, with the protein product MAMHNPPHPGEIIREFCVEPLHITVTEAARALGVTRKTFSALLNGRAGISPEMALRLSKVFGRSPEGWLKLQLQYDLWQTAQSVDLGHLKPIEPA